One segment of Dehalococcoidia bacterium DNA contains the following:
- a CDS encoding DUF2277 domain-containing protein, producing MCRSIKRLRERDEMASEDEIRAAALQFVRKVSGFSKPTRAHEEAFARAVDEIAASSARLLEAVTSRLARAG from the coding sequence ATGTGCCGGAGCATCAAGCGCCTGAGAGAACGCGATGAGATGGCGAGCGAGGACGAGATCAGGGCGGCGGCCCTGCAGTTCGTGCGCAAGGTGAGCGGCTTTTCGAAGCCCACGAGGGCGCACGAGGAGGCCTTCGCGCGCGCCGTGGACGAGATCGCGGCCAGTTCGGCGAGGCTACTCGAAGCGGTGACAAGCCGCCTGGCGCGCGCAGGCTGA
- the zwf gene encoding glucose-6-phosphate dehydrogenase, translated as MALEKPPEQDIVIIGATGDLARRKLLPALYNLFLRDLLCEGRIVGVARSEWTDADFRARALEAVREFGPLEFDDRVWQRFAERLTYVPAGEDIGRALGRTSAGRRLVYLAVPPSSFEAQVEALGGVGVDGGMSIIVEKPFGRDLASARALNAVLRRYFDESQVFRIDHYLGKETVQNILVLRFGNSIFERVWNRDAIDHVQLTIAEDIGIEGRGSFYEETGALRDIIQNHALQVLSLLAMEPPVAFNAEAIRDEKAKVFAALLPVLPGDVVRGQYSRAVIDGRDVAGYLDEPGVSATSTTETFAALRVEIDNWRWSGVPFYVRAGKRLPRRDTEISIAFRDVPKHFFEEMQCGDLPPNLLRIEIQPEESVKLSILAKVPGPEIEVKPVTMEFRYGDSFMGQPQEAYERLIYDALCGDHTLFARADAVERCWEVLQPVLDRLPAIRYYPAGTWGPKEADALIAPRQWYLH; from the coding sequence ATGGCGCTGGAGAAGCCTCCCGAGCAGGACATCGTCATAATCGGCGCCACTGGCGACCTGGCCCGTCGCAAGCTCCTGCCCGCCCTGTACAACCTCTTCCTGCGCGACCTCCTCTGCGAAGGCCGCATCGTCGGCGTCGCTCGCAGCGAATGGACCGACGCCGACTTCCGCGCCCGGGCACTGGAGGCCGTGCGCGAGTTCGGGCCACTCGAGTTCGACGACCGAGTCTGGCAGCGTTTCGCCGAGAGGCTGACCTACGTGCCGGCAGGGGAGGACATCGGAAGAGCTCTCGGCCGGACCAGCGCCGGCCGGCGCCTGGTGTATCTCGCAGTCCCGCCCTCGAGCTTCGAAGCCCAGGTGGAGGCCCTCGGCGGCGTCGGCGTGGACGGAGGCATGTCCATCATCGTGGAGAAGCCCTTCGGCCGCGACCTGGCCTCCGCGCGAGCGCTAAACGCGGTCCTCCGCCGCTACTTCGACGAGTCGCAGGTCTTCCGCATCGACCACTACCTGGGCAAGGAGACGGTGCAGAACATCCTCGTACTGCGCTTCGGCAACTCGATCTTCGAGCGCGTGTGGAACCGCGACGCCATCGACCACGTGCAGCTCACGATCGCGGAGGATATCGGTATAGAGGGCAGGGGCTCTTTCTACGAAGAGACAGGCGCACTGCGAGACATCATCCAGAACCACGCCCTCCAGGTGTTGTCGCTGCTCGCGATGGAACCGCCGGTCGCTTTCAATGCCGAGGCGATCCGCGATGAGAAGGCGAAGGTCTTCGCCGCCCTGCTGCCCGTCCTCCCGGGCGACGTCGTGCGTGGACAGTACAGCCGCGCCGTGATCGACGGCCGTGACGTCGCCGGTTACCTCGACGAGCCCGGTGTGAGCGCGACCTCGACGACCGAGACCTTTGCCGCGTTGCGGGTCGAGATCGACAACTGGCGCTGGAGCGGCGTGCCATTCTACGTCCGGGCCGGCAAGCGCCTGCCCCGCCGCGACACCGAGATCTCCATCGCCTTCCGCGACGTCCCCAAGCACTTCTTCGAAGAAATGCAGTGCGGCGACCTGCCCCCGAACCTGCTGCGCATCGAGATACAGCCGGAGGAGTCCGTAAAGCTGAGCATTCTGGCGAAAGTCCCGGGGCCGGAGATCGAGGTCAAGCCCGTGACGATGGAGTTCCGTTACGGCGACTCCTTCATGGGCCAGCCACAGGAAGCCTATGAGCGCCTCATCTACGATGCGCTCTGCGGCGACCACACGCTCTTCGCCCGGGCCGACGCCGTCGAACGGTGCTGGGAGGTACTCCAGCCAGTGCTCGACCGCCTGCCAGCGATCCGCTACTATCCGGCCGGCACCTGGGGACCGAAGGAAGCCGATGCGCTCATCGCCCCGCGTCAGTGGTACTTGCACTGA